A window of Polypterus senegalus isolate Bchr_013 chromosome 14, ASM1683550v1, whole genome shotgun sequence contains these coding sequences:
- the LOC120543505 gene encoding FYN-binding protein 1 has protein sequence MDEVEPTDFQARRSRFQCWADVVNSHSPLTPEKPAKANNVKELVTRLNQKLIITEADQKDKPKEKCSPSAMTPPVPVSAPAEPLDREKMTADTFQQIKSLWESTLSHTLKPPGAPLPKPRGLIKPVPRTKEMKAHPPLLPPVLLPSLSEWHPSDAPRRTSSSQLETRPPRRKVLPSLDLLGSPPEKPLRPANVELEPFCVHRGALDWPHAPLTPDTQAEDASLSPGIPVLRSFSEDSGTYEERTNSMYELSEEMGGLRQADDSHDASSQTDSAMETQRFDPSIYENISHTLYDDVNEMDVHKAIGLHQPRKPKNLVPIAAGEGWRQNPMKNGGDKKAFPFSKVSYGENANEKEKKKREKELRQREKKESDIRRRFHVTGLEEPIHIAQVLEGTKGGRNELQVWAGDSVDIIRTEECPSGKWLVRDGSGHYGYVPISILKLDPKEILASGRRGSASITTSTPKHGTSWQMNRSSVILDTSDTCDFDSEMYEDIECGLAGGSSEPEPPYQSDIIWKGSKPKKK, from the exons ATGGACGAG GTGGAGCCCACTGACTTCCAGGCGCGGCGGTCCAGGTTCCAGTGCTGGGCTGATGTGGTAAACAGCCACAGTCCTTTGACCCCCGAGAAGCCAGCGAAAGCTAATAATGTCAAGGAGTTGGTGACGCGTCTTAATCAGAAGTTAATCATTACAGAGGCAGATCAAAAAGACAAGCCAAAGGAGAAGTGCAGCCCATCTGCCATGACACCACCTGTGCCAGTCAGCGCTCCAGCTGAGCCTCTGGACCGGGAGAAGATGACGGCCGACACTTTCCAACAGATTAAGAGCCTCTGGGAGAGCACGCTGTCCCACACGCTGAAGCCCCCCGGTGCGCCGCTGCCAAAGCCCAGGGGTCTCATCAAGCCCGTCCCCAGAACCAAAGAGATGAAGGCACATCCTCCCCTGCTGCCTCCTGTGCTGCTGCCCTCACTCTCAG aATGGCACCCGTCTGATGCCCCGAGACGCACTTCCAGCTCACAATTGGAAACCCGGCCACCCAGGAGGAAAGTCCTCCCCAGCCTCGACTTGTTGGGAAGCCCCCCTGAAAAGCCCCTCAGGCCAGCAAATGTGGAGCTGGAGCCTTTCTGCGTTCACAGGGGGGCATTGGATTGGCCACATG CACCTCTGACCCCCGACACCCAAGCTGAAGACGCTTCCCTGTCTCCTGGTATTCCTGTCCTCAG AAGTTTCTCAGAAGATTCTGGCACTTATGAGGAGCGCACAAACTCCATGTATGAGCTGAGTGAGGAGATGGGTGGACTGAGGCAGGCTG ATGACAGCCATGATGCCAGCTCTCAGACGGATTCCGCGATGGAAACCCAAAG ATTCGACCCGTCCATTTACGAGAACATCAGTCACACCCTGTACGATGACGTCAATGAGATGGATGTTCACAAGGCCATTGGACTCCATCAGCCAAGGAAACCGAAGAACCTGGTGCCCATCGCAG CTGGTGAGGGTTGGCGCCAGAACCCAATGAAG AATGGAGGTGATAAGAAGGCCTTCCCGTTTTCCAAAGTGAG CTATGGAGAAAATGCCaacgagaaagagaaaaagaaacgagAGAAAGAATTAAGGCAGCGGGAGAAGAAGGAGAGTGACATCCGGAGGCGATTCCAT GTCACTGGCCTTGAAGAGCCAATTCACATCGCCCAAGTGCTGGAGGGCACAAAGGGGGGCCGGAATGAGCTTCAGGTGTGGGCAGGTGACTCGGTGGACATCATTCGCACAGAAGAGTGCCCATCAGGGAAGTGGCTGGTCAGAGACGGTAGCGGCCACT ATGGTTATGTACCCATCAGCATTCTCAAGCTTGACCCTAAAGAGATCCTGGCATCGGGGAGAAGAGGCTCAGCTTCTATCACAACCAGCACCCCTAAACATGGTACTTCATGGCAGATGAACAG atcctcagTGATTCTGGACACATCAGACACCT GTGACTTTGACAGTGAGATGTATGAGGATATCGAGTGTGGACTGGCGGGCGGCAG TTCAGAACCTGAGCCTCCATAccaaagtgacatcatctggaagGGCAGCAAGCCAAAGAAGAAGTAA